One genomic region from Nocardia vinacea encodes:
- a CDS encoding DUF1579 family protein, producing MEAEGTFGGKPYYRLGTLGYSPTDDRYEWSTVDSVTPMMMTYKGTKASGSAAGIEVAGEFTDPGVLGPQFIGKTIPMRTVIKLESADRVTMEL from the coding sequence GTGGAAGCCGAGGGCACCTTCGGCGGCAAGCCGTACTACCGGCTCGGCACTCTCGGCTATTCGCCGACCGACGACCGCTACGAATGGTCGACGGTGGACAGCGTGACGCCGATGATGATGACCTACAAGGGCACCAAGGCCAGCGGCAGCGCCGCCGGCATCGAGGTGGCGGGGGAGTTCACCGATCCGGGTGTGCTCGGTCCGCAATTCATCGGCAAGACGATTCCGATGCGGACGGTGATCAAGCTGGAGTCGGCCGATCGGGTGACCATGGAGCTCTAA
- the uvrC gene encoding excinuclease ABC subunit UvrC, whose protein sequence is MADPATYRPKPGTIPVEPGVYKFRDAHGRVIYVGKAKSLRSRLNSYFADVASLHPRTKQMVTTAASVEWTVVSTEVEALQLEYNWIKEFDPRFNVRYRDDKSYPVLAVTLNEEYPRLFVYRGARKKGVRYFGPYAHAWAIRETLDLLLRVFPARTCSNGVFKRHNQIGRPCLLGYIDKCSAPCIGRVDADEHRRIVEDFCDFLAGRTDRMVRDLERRMHDAAEDLDFETAARLRDDVQALRRALEKQAVVLGTGTDADVVAFAIDELEVAVQIFHVRDGRVRGQRGWVVDKSGDAIDGQEAGGEVAALVEQFLTQFYGEQAAQAEQGEAEQGEAEQGEAEQPATAVPREVLVPELPADAEQVEEWLSRLRGSAVRLRVPQRGDKKALAETVQRNAMEALAQHKLKRAGDLTSRSAALQDIQDALDLDSAPLRIECVDISHVQGTDVVASLVVFEDGLPRKSEYRHYAIKEAAGEGRSDDVGSIAEVTRRRFYRLRRERDELEAEELTAGPENGHVDDDLELTSRPGVDPRTGRPRRFAYPPNLYVVDGGAPQVAAAAEVLDELGITDVAVIGLAKRLEEVWVPGESDPVIMPRNSESLYLLQRVRDEAHRFAITFHRSKRSRRMTASALDSVRGLGESRRTALVTHFGSVAKLKEATVEQITEVPGIGVATAKAVLAALREE, encoded by the coding sequence GTGGCAGATCCCGCGACCTACCGGCCGAAGCCGGGCACGATTCCCGTTGAACCCGGTGTCTACAAATTCCGGGACGCGCACGGGCGTGTGATCTATGTCGGCAAGGCCAAGAGCCTGCGCAGCAGGTTGAATTCGTACTTCGCCGATGTGGCGTCGCTGCATCCGCGAACCAAGCAGATGGTCACGACGGCGGCCAGCGTCGAATGGACCGTGGTCTCCACCGAGGTGGAAGCCCTTCAGCTGGAATACAACTGGATCAAGGAGTTCGATCCGCGATTCAACGTGCGGTATCGGGACGACAAGTCGTATCCGGTGCTGGCGGTCACCCTGAACGAGGAATACCCGCGGCTGTTCGTCTATCGCGGCGCACGCAAGAAGGGGGTACGGTACTTCGGGCCGTACGCGCACGCCTGGGCCATTCGGGAAACCCTGGATCTGCTGCTGCGGGTCTTCCCCGCGCGCACCTGCTCCAACGGAGTCTTCAAGCGGCACAACCAGATCGGGCGGCCTTGTCTGCTCGGCTATATCGACAAATGCTCGGCCCCGTGCATCGGCCGCGTCGATGCCGATGAGCATCGCCGGATCGTCGAGGACTTCTGCGACTTCCTGGCCGGGCGCACCGATCGCATGGTGCGCGACTTGGAGCGCCGGATGCACGACGCCGCCGAGGATCTGGACTTCGAAACCGCCGCCCGGCTCCGCGACGACGTTCAGGCGCTGCGGCGGGCACTGGAGAAGCAGGCCGTCGTCCTCGGCACCGGCACCGACGCCGATGTGGTCGCCTTCGCCATCGATGAGCTCGAGGTGGCGGTCCAGATCTTCCACGTCCGCGACGGCCGGGTGCGCGGTCAGCGCGGCTGGGTGGTCGACAAATCCGGCGACGCCATCGACGGGCAGGAGGCCGGTGGCGAGGTCGCCGCACTGGTCGAGCAGTTCCTCACCCAGTTCTACGGCGAGCAGGCCGCACAGGCCGAACAGGGCGAGGCCGAACAGGGCGAGGCCGAACAGGGCGAGGCCGAACAACCGGCCACCGCGGTGCCGCGCGAGGTGCTGGTGCCGGAACTGCCCGCCGATGCCGAACAGGTGGAGGAATGGCTGAGCAGACTGCGCGGCTCGGCGGTGCGGCTGCGGGTGCCGCAGCGCGGTGACAAGAAGGCGCTCGCCGAAACCGTGCAGCGCAATGCGATGGAGGCGCTGGCCCAGCACAAACTCAAGCGTGCGGGCGATCTGACCTCGAGATCCGCTGCACTGCAAGACATTCAAGATGCCCTCGATCTGGACAGCGCGCCGCTACGAATCGAGTGTGTGGATATCAGCCACGTGCAGGGCACCGATGTGGTGGCTTCGCTGGTGGTGTTCGAGGACGGCCTGCCGCGCAAGTCCGAGTATCGCCACTATGCGATCAAAGAGGCCGCGGGTGAGGGCCGCTCCGACGATGTCGGCAGCATCGCGGAGGTGACCAGACGGCGGTTCTATCGTCTGCGCCGCGAGCGGGACGAACTGGAGGCCGAGGAGCTGACAGCTGGTCCGGAAAACGGACACGTAGACGACGACCTCGAACTCACTTCACGCCCCGGCGTCGACCCACGCACGGGCCGCCCGCGCAGATTCGCCTATCCACCCAATCTCTATGTGGTCGACGGCGGCGCACCCCAGGTCGCGGCCGCCGCGGAGGTCCTCGACGAACTCGGCATCACCGATGTCGCGGTGATCGGCCTGGCCAAACGGCTGGAGGAGGTGTGGGTGCCGGGGGAGAGCGATCCGGTGATCATGCCGCGCAACAGTGAGTCGCTGTATCTGCTGCAACGGGTGCGCGACGAAGCGCACCGCTTCGCCATCACCTTCCACCGCAGCAAACGCTCCCGTCGGATGACCGCGTCCGCACTGGACTCGGTGCGCGGCCTCGGCGAGTCCCGCCGGACCGCGCTCGTCACCCATTTCGGGTCGGTCGCCAAACTGAAGGAGGCCACGGTCGAGCAGATCACCGAGGTGCCCGGCATCGGTGTGGCGACCGCGAAGGCCGTTTTGGCCGCATTGCGGGAGGAATAA
- the rapZ gene encoding RNase adapter RapZ, which translates to MTRVESNNSAGSPRSTAGRTGPAGTLGAPVERGDGNPAQPKVEVVIVTGLSGAGRGTAARVLEDLGWYVTDNLPPELIGRMVELGASAEPPIRRLALVMDVRSRFFTGDLSAVTDQLRSAGVPTRILFLEASDDVLIRRFGFARRRHPLQSESADGTLSAGIAAERIRLSAVKTAADLVIDTTELSIHQLHRKLEEAYGGGAPTALQLTVQSFGFKYGVPLDADMVLDVRFLPNPHWIPELREHSGQETVVSEYVLSRPGAADYLSTCHHLVDLTTNGYRQEGKRYMTVAVGCTGGKHRSVAIAEALGELVGSETEKSGPADVVRVVHRDLGRE; encoded by the coding sequence ATGACACGCGTCGAATCGAACAACAGTGCGGGCAGCCCGCGGTCGACCGCTGGGCGGACCGGCCCCGCGGGCACCCTCGGCGCACCTGTCGAACGCGGCGACGGCAACCCAGCGCAGCCAAAGGTCGAGGTGGTCATCGTGACCGGCCTATCCGGCGCGGGTCGCGGTACCGCGGCCCGTGTACTCGAAGATCTCGGCTGGTATGTCACCGATAATCTGCCGCCCGAGCTGATCGGGCGGATGGTCGAACTCGGCGCCTCCGCCGAACCACCGATCCGCAGGCTCGCGCTGGTCATGGACGTGCGCAGTCGCTTCTTCACCGGCGATCTTTCGGCCGTCACCGATCAGCTGCGCTCCGCGGGCGTGCCGACCAGGATCCTGTTCCTCGAGGCGTCCGATGACGTGCTGATCCGGCGCTTCGGCTTCGCGCGCCGACGCCACCCGCTGCAGAGTGAAAGCGCCGACGGTACGCTCTCGGCGGGCATCGCTGCCGAACGGATCCGCCTTTCCGCCGTGAAAACGGCGGCCGACCTGGTGATCGACACGACCGAACTCTCGATCCACCAGCTGCACCGCAAGCTGGAGGAGGCCTACGGCGGCGGCGCGCCCACCGCACTGCAGCTGACGGTGCAGTCGTTCGGATTCAAGTATGGGGTTCCACTCGATGCGGACATGGTGTTGGATGTGCGTTTTCTACCCAATCCGCATTGGATACCGGAACTTCGGGAACATTCGGGACAGGAGACCGTGGTCAGCGAGTATGTATTGTCGCGTCCCGGCGCGGCCGATTACTTGAGCACCTGCCACCACCTGGTCGACCTGACGACGAATGGTTACCGCCAAGAGGGGAAGCGATACATGACGGTGGCAGTGGGCTGCACCGGAGGTAAACACCGCAGCGTGGCGATAGCCGAGGCGCTCGGCGAACTGGTCGGCTCGGAGACGGAGAAATCCGGTCCGGCCGATGTCGTGCGGGTTGTGCATCGGGATCTGGGGCGCGAATGA
- the whiA gene encoding DNA-binding protein WhiA: MAMTAEVKDELSRLTVSQVSSRKAELSALLRFAGGLHIVGGRVIVEAEVDMGSIARRLRREIFELYGYGSDVHVLGAGGLRKTSRYVVRVSKEGEALARQTGLLDVRGRPVRGLPAQVVGGSIGDAEAAWRGAFLAHGSLTEPGRSSALEVSCPGPEAALALVGAARRLGITAKAREVRGTDRVVVRDGEAIGALLTRMGAQDTRIVWEERRLRREVRATANRLANFDDANLRRSARAAVAAAARVERALEILGDEVPDHLAAAGKLRVQHRQASLEELGQLADPPMTKDAVAGRIRRLLSMADRRAKELGVPDTESAVTAELLDEA, translated from the coding sequence GTGGCGATGACAGCCGAAGTGAAGGACGAGCTGAGCAGGCTCACGGTCTCGCAGGTGAGTTCTCGCAAGGCGGAATTGTCTGCGCTGCTGCGGTTTGCGGGCGGCCTGCACATCGTCGGCGGGCGGGTGATCGTCGAGGCCGAGGTGGATATGGGTTCCATCGCGCGCCGGCTACGGCGCGAGATCTTCGAGCTGTACGGCTACGGCTCCGATGTGCACGTGCTCGGCGCGGGCGGTTTGCGCAAGACCTCGCGCTATGTGGTGCGGGTATCCAAGGAGGGCGAGGCGCTGGCCAGACAGACCGGCCTGCTCGATGTGCGCGGCCGTCCGGTGCGCGGTCTGCCCGCGCAGGTGGTCGGCGGCAGCATCGGTGATGCCGAAGCCGCTTGGCGCGGAGCGTTTCTCGCACACGGCTCGCTCACCGAACCGGGTCGCTCCTCGGCGCTCGAGGTCAGCTGCCCCGGTCCGGAGGCCGCGCTGGCACTCGTCGGTGCGGCGCGCCGGCTCGGCATCACCGCCAAGGCGCGTGAGGTGCGCGGCACTGATCGGGTCGTGGTGCGCGACGGCGAGGCCATCGGCGCACTGCTGACTCGGATGGGTGCGCAGGACACCCGGATCGTCTGGGAGGAGCGCAGGCTGCGGCGCGAGGTGCGGGCCACGGCGAACCGCCTGGCCAATTTCGACGACGCCAACCTGCGCCGATCGGCCCGTGCCGCGGTCGCCGCCGCCGCGAGAGTCGAACGTGCACTGGAGATTCTGGGCGACGAGGTGCCCGACCATTTGGCCGCGGCGGGCAAGCTGCGGGTGCAGCACCGCCAGGCGTCACTGGAGGAACTCGGCCAGCTCGCTGATCCGCCGATGACGAAAGACGCTGTGGCAGGCCGAATTCGACGGCTGCTGTCGATGGCGGACCGCCGGGCCAAGGAGTTGGGCGTACCCGATACCGAATCGGCCGTCACCGCCGAACTGCTCGACGAAGCGTGA
- a CDS encoding phosphoglycerate kinase, whose product MAVKTLQDLLSEGVEGRGVLVRSDLNVPLDENGEITDPGRIIASVPTLKALVEAGAKVVVTAHLGRPKGEPDPKFSLAPVAVKLAELLGRNVQLAGDVVGYDALSRSEGLTDGDVLLLENVRFDPRETSKDDGERAKLAAALVELVGDDGAFVSDGFGVVHRKQASVYDVAKLLPHYAGTLVAAEVEVLAKLTENSERPYAVVLGGSKVSDKLAVIEALAPKVDTLVIGGGMCFTFLAAQGLSVGGSLLQEEMIETCKGLLERYADVIHLPRDIVVADKFAADADSKVVPAHEIPDGWLGLDVGPESVDRFAVLLTEAKTVFWNGPMGVFEFENFAAGTRGVAEAIVTATGKGAFTVVGGGDSAAAVRALGLPEDGFSHISTGGGASLEYLEGKELPGIAVLED is encoded by the coding sequence ATGGCAGTCAAGACACTCCAGGACCTGCTGAGCGAGGGTGTCGAGGGTCGGGGCGTACTCGTGCGCTCCGATCTGAACGTCCCCCTCGACGAGAACGGCGAGATCACCGATCCGGGGCGCATCATCGCCTCGGTGCCGACGCTGAAGGCGCTGGTCGAGGCCGGCGCCAAGGTGGTCGTCACGGCGCATCTCGGCCGTCCGAAGGGTGAGCCGGACCCGAAATTCTCCCTTGCCCCGGTCGCGGTGAAGTTGGCCGAGCTGCTCGGCCGCAATGTCCAGCTGGCCGGTGACGTCGTCGGCTACGACGCGTTGTCGCGCTCGGAGGGCCTCACCGACGGCGATGTACTGCTGCTGGAGAACGTGCGCTTCGATCCGCGTGAGACCAGCAAGGACGACGGCGAGCGGGCCAAATTGGCCGCGGCCCTGGTCGAGTTGGTCGGCGATGATGGCGCGTTCGTCTCCGACGGCTTCGGTGTGGTGCACCGCAAGCAGGCTTCGGTCTACGACGTGGCCAAGCTGCTGCCGCACTACGCGGGCACGCTGGTCGCCGCCGAGGTCGAGGTGCTTGCCAAGCTGACCGAGAACTCGGAGCGCCCGTACGCGGTCGTGCTCGGCGGCTCCAAGGTCTCCGACAAGCTGGCCGTCATCGAGGCACTCGCACCCAAGGTCGACACCCTGGTGATCGGCGGCGGCATGTGCTTCACCTTCCTTGCCGCACAGGGGCTTTCGGTCGGCGGCTCGCTGCTGCAGGAGGAGATGATCGAGACCTGCAAGGGCCTGCTGGAGCGCTACGCGGATGTCATCCACCTGCCGCGCGATATCGTCGTCGCGGATAAGTTCGCGGCCGACGCGGATTCGAAGGTGGTGCCCGCCCACGAGATTCCGGACGGCTGGCTCGGATTGGATGTCGGTCCCGAGTCGGTGGACCGGTTCGCGGTACTACTCACCGAGGCGAAGACGGTGTTCTGGAACGGCCCGATGGGCGTATTCGAGTTCGAGAACTTCGCCGCGGGTACCCGGGGTGTCGCCGAGGCGATTGTGACCGCGACGGGCAAGGGTGCTTTCACCGTTGTCGGCGGTGGCGATTCGGCCGCGGCCGTCCGCGCGCTCGGCCTGCCCGAGGACGGTTTCTCGCACATCTCCACTGGTGGCGGGGCATCCCTGGAATACCTCGAGGGCAAGGAACTGCCCGGCATCGCGGTACTGGAGGACTGA
- a CDS encoding gluconeogenesis factor YvcK family protein, whose amino-acid sequence MTGWESDPAIVALGGGHGLYATLTAVRRLTRKISAVVTVADDGGSSGRLRAELGVPPPGDLRMALAALAADSDDVWTRTVQHRFGGTGALAGHSVGNLILAGLTEVLGDPVAALDEVAKMLRITGRVLPMSPIALDIEADVSGLEADPRVSRCIRGQVAIATTPGKVRRVRLIPSDPPASPEATSAIEHADVVVLGPGSWFTSVIPHVLVPELRDALVYTRARKVLVLNLAAEPGETAGFSAERHLHVLSQHAPEFVVDEVLVDSGSVPEGREREHVARAAEQLRARVTFSDVAEAGTDRHHPGKLAAALDQLIRQPRPHMAGLRVEGRHMGQDVRSGLGGKERVSWR is encoded by the coding sequence ATGACGGGGTGGGAATCGGATCCCGCCATAGTTGCGCTCGGTGGCGGGCACGGGCTGTACGCGACGCTCACCGCGGTGCGGCGGCTGACCAGAAAGATCAGTGCGGTGGTGACCGTCGCCGATGACGGCGGGTCATCGGGCAGACTGCGTGCCGAGCTCGGTGTGCCACCGCCCGGCGATCTGCGCATGGCCCTCGCGGCGCTCGCCGCGGACAGTGACGATGTGTGGACGCGCACCGTGCAGCATCGCTTCGGCGGCACCGGCGCGCTGGCCGGACATTCGGTCGGCAATCTGATCCTCGCGGGACTGACCGAGGTGCTCGGCGATCCGGTCGCCGCGCTAGACGAGGTCGCCAAGATGTTGCGAATCACCGGACGGGTGCTGCCGATGTCGCCCATCGCCCTCGATATCGAGGCGGATGTTTCTGGTCTGGAAGCGGATCCGCGGGTGAGCCGCTGCATCCGTGGCCAGGTCGCCATCGCGACGACCCCGGGCAAGGTGCGGCGGGTGCGGCTGATTCCGTCCGATCCGCCCGCCAGTCCGGAGGCAACCTCGGCCATCGAACACGCCGATGTCGTTGTGCTCGGCCCGGGTTCCTGGTTCACCAGCGTGATTCCGCATGTGCTCGTGCCCGAATTGCGTGACGCGCTGGTCTATACCAGAGCACGCAAGGTCCTGGTGCTGAATCTGGCTGCGGAGCCCGGAGAAACGGCGGGTTTCTCCGCGGAACGCCATCTACATGTATTGTCCCAGCACGCACCGGAATTCGTGGTCGACGAGGTACTGGTCGATTCCGGGTCGGTGCCGGAGGGTCGCGAAAGAGAACATGTGGCCAGGGCTGCCGAACAATTGCGGGCGCGAGTAACCTTCTCCGATGTCGCCGAAGCGGGAACCGACCGGCATCACCCCGGAAAGCTTGCCGCCGCACTGGATCAGCTGATCCGGCAACCTCGGCCACATATGGCAGGGCTTCGAGTCGAGGGACGGCACATGGGTCAGGATGTGCGTTCCGGGTTGGGTGGAAAGGAGCGCGTCTCGTGGCGATGA
- a CDS encoding LysR family transcriptional regulator, whose translation MFEPELLRTFLAVERAGGFTAAGRILGLRQSTISGHIARLEKAVGRELFRRDTRNLALTADGAAMVGFARTILDAQGQAERYFSDSTLTGLIRLGASDDVMARELPDVLLEFQRTHPGVDLELTVGLSENLKTRMETGELDLVVGKRLPGERHGELLWRDRLVWAGRSATTEFDDPVPLVTYPPPSLTRRIALQALERDVRTWRVTCTSDSQLGLRAAVLAGLGVIVHAETLIPDGLCVLADPRLPVLGDLEFVLMRRRTTLSAPEQALCDAIVASARRFG comes from the coding sequence GTGTTCGAACCCGAACTGCTGCGCACCTTCCTTGCCGTCGAGCGCGCGGGCGGATTCACCGCCGCCGGTCGGATCCTCGGCCTGCGTCAGTCCACCATCAGCGGCCACATTGCCCGATTGGAGAAGGCCGTAGGGCGCGAATTGTTCCGCCGCGATACGCGCAATCTCGCGCTGACCGCCGACGGTGCGGCCATGGTCGGCTTCGCCCGCACCATCCTCGACGCGCAGGGCCAGGCCGAGCGCTACTTCTCCGACTCCACCCTCACCGGCCTGATCCGGCTCGGCGCCTCCGATGATGTGATGGCCCGTGAACTCCCCGACGTACTCCTGGAATTCCAGCGCACCCATCCGGGGGTCGATCTGGAACTCACCGTCGGCCTGAGCGAAAACCTCAAAACCCGCATGGAGACCGGTGAACTCGACCTGGTCGTCGGCAAACGCCTGCCCGGTGAACGGCACGGCGAACTGTTGTGGCGTGACCGCCTGGTGTGGGCGGGCCGTTCGGCCACAACGGAATTCGACGATCCGGTCCCGCTGGTGACCTATCCGCCACCCAGCCTCACCCGCCGCATCGCACTGCAGGCTCTCGAACGCGACGTCCGCACCTGGCGTGTGACCTGTACCAGCGACAGTCAGCTCGGCTTGCGCGCTGCGGTCCTCGCCGGTCTCGGCGTCATCGTGCATGCCGAAACCCTGATCCCGGACGGTCTGTGCGTGCTCGCCGACCCGCGGCTTCCGGTGCTCGGCGACCTCGAATTCGTGCTGATGCGGCGGCGTACGACCCTGTCCGCGCCGGAGCAGGCGCTGTGCGACGCGATCGTCGCCAGTGCCCGCCGCTTCGGCTGA
- the tpiA gene encoding triose-phosphate isomerase: MARKPLIAGNWKMNLNHLEAIALVQKIAFALPEKYFAKVDVAVIPPFTDIRSVQTLVEGDKLLLTYGAQDVSTHDEGAYTGEISGAMLAKLGCTFAVVGHSERRQYHSEDDATVLAKTKQALKYGITPIVCIGEGLNVREAKTHVEYNLEQLRGSLKGLTAEEISKIVIAYEPVWAIGTGKVATPADAQEVCGAIRAELVELASAEVAAGVRVLYGGSVNAKNVGELVAQTDIDGALVGGASLKGDEFATLSAIAAGGPLP, from the coding sequence ATGGCACGCAAACCGCTCATCGCGGGCAACTGGAAGATGAACCTCAACCACCTCGAGGCCATCGCCCTGGTGCAGAAGATCGCCTTCGCGCTGCCGGAGAAGTACTTCGCGAAGGTCGACGTCGCGGTCATCCCGCCGTTCACCGACATCCGCAGCGTGCAGACCCTTGTCGAGGGTGACAAGCTGCTGCTCACCTATGGTGCGCAGGATGTGTCGACCCACGACGAGGGCGCGTACACCGGTGAGATCAGCGGTGCCATGCTGGCCAAACTGGGTTGCACCTTCGCGGTTGTCGGCCATTCGGAGCGGCGGCAGTACCACTCCGAGGACGATGCCACCGTGCTGGCCAAGACCAAGCAGGCGCTGAAGTACGGGATCACCCCGATCGTGTGCATCGGTGAGGGTCTCAATGTCCGCGAGGCGAAGACCCACGTCGAGTACAACCTCGAGCAGTTGCGTGGCTCGCTCAAAGGTCTGACGGCCGAAGAGATTTCGAAGATCGTCATCGCCTACGAGCCGGTCTGGGCCATCGGCACCGGTAAGGTCGCCACCCCCGCCGACGCGCAGGAAGTCTGCGGTGCGATTCGCGCGGAACTCGTCGAACTGGCCTCGGCCGAGGTCGCGGCGGGTGTGCGGGTGCTCTACGGCGGCTCGGTGAATGCCAAGAACGTGGGCGAGTTGGTCGCGCAGACCGATATCGACGGCGCGCTTGTCGGCGGTGCGTCGCTCAAGGGCGACGAATTCGCCACGCTGTCCGCGATTGCCGCGGGTGGTCCGCTGCCCTGA
- the gap gene encoding type I glyceraldehyde-3-phosphate dehydrogenase: MTVRVGINGFGRIGRNFFRAVEAQKALGTTDIEIVAVNDLTDNATLATLLKYDSILGRLPQDVSLDGDDTIVVGEQRIKALAIKEGPAALPWGDLGVDVVVESTGIFTDATKAKGHIAAGAKKVIISAPAKGEDLTVVMGVNDDKYDGSQNIISNASCTTNCLGPLAKVLNDEFGIVKGLMTTIHAYTQDQNLQDGPHKDLRRARAAALNIVPTSTGAAKAIGLVLPELNGKLDGYSLRVPIPTGSITDLTADLAKKATVEEINAAFKAAADGPLKGILKYSVDPIVSSDIVTDPHSSIFDAPLTKVIDDQVKVYSWYDNEWGYSNRLADLIGLVGKSL; encoded by the coding sequence GTGACTGTCCGGGTTGGTATCAACGGCTTCGGCCGTATCGGACGTAACTTCTTCCGGGCGGTGGAGGCGCAGAAGGCGCTCGGCACCACCGACATCGAGATCGTCGCGGTCAACGACCTCACCGACAACGCGACCCTCGCTACGCTGCTGAAGTACGACTCGATCCTCGGCCGCCTGCCGCAGGACGTGTCGCTGGACGGTGACGACACCATCGTCGTCGGCGAGCAGCGGATCAAGGCGCTGGCCATCAAGGAGGGCCCGGCCGCCCTGCCGTGGGGTGACCTGGGTGTCGACGTGGTCGTCGAATCCACCGGCATCTTCACCGACGCGACCAAGGCCAAGGGCCACATCGCCGCCGGCGCCAAGAAGGTCATCATCTCCGCGCCCGCCAAGGGCGAGGACCTCACCGTCGTCATGGGTGTCAACGACGACAAGTACGACGGCAGCCAGAACATCATCTCCAACGCCTCCTGCACCACCAACTGCCTCGGCCCGCTGGCGAAGGTCCTCAATGACGAGTTCGGCATCGTCAAGGGTCTGATGACCACCATCCACGCCTACACCCAGGACCAGAACCTGCAGGACGGCCCGCACAAGGATCTGCGCCGTGCCCGCGCTGCCGCGCTGAACATCGTGCCGACCAGCACCGGCGCCGCCAAGGCCATCGGCCTGGTGCTGCCCGAGCTGAACGGCAAGCTGGACGGCTACTCGCTGCGCGTCCCGATCCCCACCGGTTCGATCACCGACCTGACCGCGGATCTGGCCAAGAAGGCCACGGTCGAGGAGATCAACGCCGCGTTCAAGGCCGCCGCCGATGGCCCGCTCAAGGGCATCCTGAAGTACAGCGTGGACCCGATCGTGTCCAGCGATATCGTCACCGACCCGCACTCGTCGATCTTCGACGCGCCGCTGACCAAGGTCATCGACGACCAGGTGAAGGTGTACTCCTGGTACGACAACGAGTGGGGCTACTCCAACCGCCTGGCCGACCTCATCGGCCTCGTCGGCAAGTCGCTCTGA
- a CDS encoding META domain-containing protein codes for MSATTVRVGIFLAMAAGLVAGCSGDDEKENKPAGSPMGRTFVSTGVEGQQIPGGGPMTLTFADGKISANSGCNTADGTVDLTDGILHIGTLSSTLMACPDERSQADSWQDKVLMSLPKWRVDDSTLTLTGKETTVTLLDKKIAQPDKPLIGTTWIVSALMTPDAQIRSQTLDDVKPTLTIAADGAVVGSAGCNRMTGHATASPTANGPDVTFQIGTTKMACAPEIMEVEQAVLKALDGKTTATIDADNLILRNTNRFGLTLRAA; via the coding sequence ATGTCGGCTACAACGGTGCGCGTCGGGATTTTTCTGGCTATGGCGGCCGGTCTGGTGGCCGGGTGTTCGGGGGACGATGAGAAGGAGAACAAACCGGCGGGGTCGCCGATGGGACGCACTTTTGTCTCGACCGGGGTCGAGGGGCAGCAGATTCCGGGCGGCGGACCGATGACGCTCACCTTCGCCGATGGCAAGATCTCGGCGAACTCCGGCTGCAATACGGCCGATGGCACGGTGGATCTGACCGATGGGATCCTGCATATCGGCACGCTCTCGAGCACCCTGATGGCCTGTCCGGATGAACGCAGCCAGGCCGATAGCTGGCAGGACAAAGTGCTGATGTCGCTACCCAAATGGCGGGTCGACGATTCGACACTGACGCTGACCGGAAAGGAAACAACGGTCACGTTGCTGGACAAGAAGATCGCTCAACCCGATAAACCGCTCATCGGCACGACATGGATCGTCTCCGCCCTGATGACGCCCGATGCGCAGATCCGTTCCCAGACGCTGGACGATGTGAAGCCGACGCTCACCATCGCGGCGGACGGCGCGGTCGTCGGCAGCGCGGGATGCAATCGCATGACCGGTCACGCCACCGCATCGCCCACCGCCAACGGCCCGGACGTCACGTTCCAGATCGGCACCACGAAGATGGCGTGCGCGCCGGAGATCATGGAGGTCGAGCAGGCGGTGCTGAAGGCCCTCGACGGCAAGACAACGGCGACCATCGACGCGGACAATCTGATCCTGCGCAATACCAACCGCTTCGGCCTGACCCTGCGCGCGGCATAG